In Halobacteriovorax marinus SJ, the following proteins share a genomic window:
- a CDS encoding acyl-[acyl-carrier-protein] thioesterase, translating into MKSPVFKKKYQVSISNVNINKRLGLFGLLGYLQDIATLHAEIAGFGLDEMISSNSFWVLVRQEIRMNKFPKWNDEIEIQTWSRTPQGMYAFREFEFFLNDEKVGSCSTAWMILSGDTRRIKKPDFPIEKINPRLDSLLDYCAERIKVLDNFELVNEIKVRISDLDLNMHVNNTKYTQWVLDSIPIELHKSAKLRNYQINFLKEAHLGDEIDIYRASSAKDESAHDTQFKGIRRSDQSTIFYVNIIADT; encoded by the coding sequence ATGAAATCACCTGTATTTAAAAAGAAATATCAAGTTAGTATAAGCAATGTAAATATCAATAAGCGGCTTGGTCTATTTGGATTACTTGGCTATCTTCAAGACATAGCAACGTTACACGCAGAGATAGCAGGGTTTGGGTTAGATGAGATGATCTCCTCTAATTCATTCTGGGTTTTAGTCAGACAAGAGATTCGAATGAATAAGTTTCCTAAGTGGAATGATGAAATTGAAATTCAAACATGGTCGAGAACTCCTCAAGGGATGTATGCTTTTAGAGAGTTTGAATTCTTCTTAAATGATGAGAAAGTTGGGAGCTGTTCAACCGCTTGGATGATTCTTAGTGGAGATACAAGAAGAATAAAGAAACCAGATTTTCCGATAGAAAAGATTAACCCTAGATTAGATTCTCTACTAGATTATTGTGCCGAGAGAATTAAGGTCCTCGATAACTTTGAGCTTGTTAATGAAATCAAAGTTAGAATAAGTGATCTTGATTTGAATATGCATGTCAATAATACGAAATACACTCAATGGGTTTTAGACTCAATACCTATTGAATTACACAAGAGTGCAAAGCTAAGAAATTATCAAATCAACTTCTTAAAAGAAGCTCACCTTGGAGATGAAATTGATATCTACAGGGCCAGTAGTGCAAAAGATGAAAGTGCACATGACACACAATTTAAAGGCATTCGCCGATCAGATCAGTCTACTATCTTCTATGTCAATATAATTGCAGACACTTAA
- a CDS encoding glutathione S-transferase C-terminal domain-containing protein has product MNKNKLILWFGDSHVETISVRCHFIIRLLSYCEIDFDVQWVKLPEQAKKLDIEAKTIPILDMGGKKLTCPEIIEYCRKHINKVEKDLIFPDYSLVQTITFQWATTTLLGLYVNYVYTCEETRKRFFKDFKSTHSEIKDSDLNQISQLMSQWVDHCSSINIPRVEYDNHVFKLIEHFDNQLKDHEFFFGDTVSTTDIAIFSFIFLMCNPHIHKFKEKVRQSNNLFKWCKRMDHLTQHEFRKYRI; this is encoded by the coding sequence ATGAATAAGAATAAGTTAATACTTTGGTTTGGAGACTCTCACGTTGAGACAATCTCTGTTCGCTGTCACTTTATTATTAGACTGCTCAGTTATTGTGAGATTGATTTTGATGTTCAATGGGTAAAGCTTCCTGAGCAAGCAAAGAAATTAGATATAGAAGCCAAAACAATTCCGATCTTAGATATGGGCGGTAAGAAATTAACTTGTCCTGAAATTATAGAGTATTGTCGTAAGCATATTAATAAAGTGGAAAAGGATCTTATATTTCCGGACTATAGCTTAGTTCAAACGATTACATTTCAGTGGGCAACAACTACACTGCTTGGACTATATGTAAACTATGTCTACACCTGTGAAGAAACAAGAAAGAGATTTTTTAAAGATTTCAAATCGACTCACTCAGAGATTAAAGATAGCGACCTCAATCAAATTTCTCAACTTATGTCCCAATGGGTAGACCACTGCTCTAGTATTAATATTCCTCGAGTAGAGTATGATAATCATGTCTTTAAACTTATTGAGCATTTTGATAATCAATTAAAAGATCATGAGTTCTTTTTTGGAGATACTGTTTCTACTACAGATATTGCAATCTTTAGTTTTATCTTTTTAATGTGCAATCCACATATTCATAAATTTAAAGAGAAAGTGAGGCAGTCAAATAACTTATTTAAGTGGTGTAAACGTATGGATCATCTTACTCAGCATGAGTTTAGAAAATATAGAATTTAG
- a CDS encoding substrate-binding periplasmic protein, producing the protein MFILTLILSSSSGFAQKDSPKIEKVINICAEDTGWLPYSSPVRDSATGEFDVLGFNRDVAEAVFSRVGIKFKFVVKPWQRCLKEAIEGGVDIVLDAASNEQRRRDYLLTTPIYTMTPAYFFHKSFEASLRDKTAKQIVSSQPICGQTGYTYTNFGIPNEEVKKLSKALGRIIDLVSERRCKVGLTRLEVLKRELPNYKEYTDIAYSEIKGAKKENFYWLINRQNKFSEELKKLIDREYEQLTKKGVISKLKSKYNL; encoded by the coding sequence CCTAAGATTGAAAAGGTGATCAATATTTGCGCAGAGGATACTGGGTGGCTTCCTTATTCTAGTCCAGTAAGAGACTCAGCAACAGGAGAGTTTGATGTTCTTGGCTTTAATCGAGATGTGGCAGAAGCTGTATTTTCTCGTGTTGGAATTAAGTTTAAATTTGTTGTTAAGCCTTGGCAAAGATGTTTAAAGGAAGCTATTGAGGGCGGAGTCGACATTGTATTAGATGCTGCTTCCAATGAGCAAAGAAGAAGAGACTACTTACTTACTACTCCAATATATACAATGACTCCTGCATATTTCTTTCATAAAAGCTTCGAAGCAAGTTTAAGAGATAAGACTGCCAAACAGATTGTCTCAAGTCAGCCAATTTGTGGGCAGACTGGATATACGTATACAAATTTTGGAATTCCTAACGAGGAAGTAAAGAAGCTTTCTAAGGCGCTAGGAAGAATCATTGATCTTGTAAGTGAGAGAAGATGTAAAGTAGGCTTAACGAGATTAGAGGTTTTAAAACGAGAGTTACCTAACTATAAAGAGTATACAGATATTGCATATTCAGAAATAAAAGGGGCCAAGAAGGAAAATTTCTACTGGCTTATTAATAGGCAGAACAAATTCTCGGAAGAGTTAAAGAAACTAATTGATCGTGAGTATGAGCAATTAACTAAAAAAGGTGTAATTTCAAAACTTAAAAGTAAGTATAATCTCTAA